From the Solanum lycopersicum chromosome 10, SLM_r2.1 genome, one window contains:
- the LOC101257906 gene encoding pectin acetylesterase 3-like isoform X2: MAEVLRGFWGVVFVVFLVLSKWVDSHEFEDSIFMKTSSGDGAITPTPLLIALTLIQGAAAKGAVCLDGTLPGYHIHPGSGSGANSWLIQLEGGGWCNTVRNCVFRKTTRRGSSKFMEKQIQFTGILSNKAEENPDFFNWNRVKVRYCDGASFTGDSENKDAQLQFRGQRIWEAAMAELMSKGMQNAQQALLSGCSAGGLASILHCDEFRTLFPSSTKVKCLSDAGLFMDATDVSGGHALRDVFKGVVSVQGLQKMLPSNCTNKLDPTSCFFPQNLIGNIKTPLFLLNAAYDFWQIQSSLAPPVADPHGLWHDCKRDYKKCSASQIQFLQDFRNDMLNAIKGFGASTQSGLFINSCFAHCQSERQDTWFADDSPLIDNKTIALAVGDWYFDREGMKAIDCAYPCDKTCHNMVSK, encoded by the exons atggcgGAGGTTCTGAGGGGGTTTTGGGGTGTagtttttgttgtgtttttgGTACTTAGCAAATGGGTAGATTCACATGAATTTGAAGATTCCATTTTCATGAAAACCTCTTCTGGTGATGGTGCCATTACTCCAACTCCTCTTTTGATTGCTCTTACCCTCATTCAGGGAGCTGCTGCTAAAGGAGCTG TGTGTCTGGATGGAACTCTACCAGGTTATCACATACATCCTGGTTCTGGGTCAGGGGCAAACAGTTGGCTCATTCAATTGGAG GGTGGAGGATGGTGTAACACCGTCAGAAATTGTGTTTTCCGCAAAACGACCAGGCGTGGCTCATCAAAATTCATGGAGAAACAGATTCAATTTACTGGGATTCTGAGTAACAAGGCTGAAGAAAATCCAG ATTTTTTTAACTGGAATAGAGTAAAAGTTCGTTACTGCGATGGGGCCTCCTTTACAGGGGACAGTGAAAATAAG GATGCACAACTGCAATTTAGAGGTCAACGTATATGGGAAGCAGCAATGGCGGAGTTAATGTCGAAAGGAATGCAAAATGCCCAGCAG GCTCTACTCTCTGGATGTTCTGCTGGTGGTCTAGCTTCAATATTGCATTGCGATGAGTTCCGCACTCTGTTCCCAAGTAGTACCAAAGTGAAGTGCCTAAGTGATGCCGGATTATTTATGGATGC AACTGATGTATCTGGTGGGCACGCACTTAGAGATGTTTTTAAAGGCGTAGTAAGCGTACAG GGTCTTCAGAAGATGTTACCAAGTAATTGTACCAACAAACTTGATCCAACCTCT TGCTTCTTTCCTCAGAATTTGATCGGCAATATCAAGACtccattatttcttctaaatgctGCCTATGATTTCTGGCAG ATTCAATCCAGTTTGGCTCCTCCAGTAGCCGATCCTCATGGGTTGTGGCATGATTGTAAACGTGATTACAAAAAATGTTCTGCATCACAAATTCAATTTCTACAAG ATTTCAGAAATGATATGCTAAATGCTATTAAAGGCTTCGGTGCCTCAACACAAAGTGGGTTGTTCATAAACTCTTGCTTCGCTCATTGCCAATCCGAGAGGCAGGATACATGGTTTGCTGACGATTCTCCCCTTATCGATAACAAG ACGATTGCACTTGCAGTTGGAGATTGGTATTTTGATAGAGAAGGAATGAAGGCGATTGACTGTGCTTATCCATGTGATAAAACATGTCACAACATGGTGTCTAAATAA
- the LOC138338733 gene encoding secreted RxLR effector protein 161-like, with translation MDKAHPLSTPKAVRSLEVSKDPFQPQEENEEPLGPEVPYLSAIGALMYLDYTMRPDIAFSVNLLARYSSFPTRRHWNGVKHILRYLRGTSDIGLFYTNKDSADLVGHTYAGYLSDPYKVDHKQAIYSHTEVLLYHDDLRSSLLLLLLQIMLR, from the coding sequence ATGGACAAAGCACATCCATTAAGTACTCCAAAGGCTGTCCGATCACTTGAAGTGAGTAAGGATCCATTCCAACCTCAAGAAGAGAATGAGGAACCTCTTGGTCCAGAAGTACCTTATCTTAgtgcaattggggcacttatgTATCTTGATTATACTATGAGACCTGACATAGCATTTTCTGTTAATTTGTTAGCAAGATATAGTTCTTTCCCTACACGAAGACATTGGAATGGAGTTAAACATATATTGCGATATCTAAGGGGAACTAGTGATATCGGTCTGTTTTATACTAACAAAGATAGTGCAGATCTTGTTGGTCATACATATGCAGGTTATTTATCTGACCCATATAAAGTCGATCACAAACAGGCTATCTATTCACATACAGAGGTACTGCTATATCATGACGATCTACGAAGCAGTCTATTGTtgctacttcttcaaatcatgttGAGATAA
- the LOC101257906 gene encoding pectin acetylesterase 3-like isoform X1 codes for MAEVLRGFWGVVFVVFLVLSKWVDSHEFEDSIFMKTSSGDGAITPTPLLIALTLIQGAAAKGAVCLDGTLPGYHIHPGSGSGANSWLIQLEGGGWCNTVRNCVFRKTTRRGSSKFMEKQIQFTGILSNKAEENPDFFNWNRVKVRYCDGASFTGDSENKVCKDAQLQFRGQRIWEAAMAELMSKGMQNAQQALLSGCSAGGLASILHCDEFRTLFPSSTKVKCLSDAGLFMDATDVSGGHALRDVFKGVVSVQGLQKMLPSNCTNKLDPTSCFFPQNLIGNIKTPLFLLNAAYDFWQIQSSLAPPVADPHGLWHDCKRDYKKCSASQIQFLQDFRNDMLNAIKGFGASTQSGLFINSCFAHCQSERQDTWFADDSPLIDNKTIALAVGDWYFDREGMKAIDCAYPCDKTCHNMVSK; via the exons atggcgGAGGTTCTGAGGGGGTTTTGGGGTGTagtttttgttgtgtttttgGTACTTAGCAAATGGGTAGATTCACATGAATTTGAAGATTCCATTTTCATGAAAACCTCTTCTGGTGATGGTGCCATTACTCCAACTCCTCTTTTGATTGCTCTTACCCTCATTCAGGGAGCTGCTGCTAAAGGAGCTG TGTGTCTGGATGGAACTCTACCAGGTTATCACATACATCCTGGTTCTGGGTCAGGGGCAAACAGTTGGCTCATTCAATTGGAG GGTGGAGGATGGTGTAACACCGTCAGAAATTGTGTTTTCCGCAAAACGACCAGGCGTGGCTCATCAAAATTCATGGAGAAACAGATTCAATTTACTGGGATTCTGAGTAACAAGGCTGAAGAAAATCCAG ATTTTTTTAACTGGAATAGAGTAAAAGTTCGTTACTGCGATGGGGCCTCCTTTACAGGGGACAGTGAAAATAAGGTTTGTAAG GATGCACAACTGCAATTTAGAGGTCAACGTATATGGGAAGCAGCAATGGCGGAGTTAATGTCGAAAGGAATGCAAAATGCCCAGCAG GCTCTACTCTCTGGATGTTCTGCTGGTGGTCTAGCTTCAATATTGCATTGCGATGAGTTCCGCACTCTGTTCCCAAGTAGTACCAAAGTGAAGTGCCTAAGTGATGCCGGATTATTTATGGATGC AACTGATGTATCTGGTGGGCACGCACTTAGAGATGTTTTTAAAGGCGTAGTAAGCGTACAG GGTCTTCAGAAGATGTTACCAAGTAATTGTACCAACAAACTTGATCCAACCTCT TGCTTCTTTCCTCAGAATTTGATCGGCAATATCAAGACtccattatttcttctaaatgctGCCTATGATTTCTGGCAG ATTCAATCCAGTTTGGCTCCTCCAGTAGCCGATCCTCATGGGTTGTGGCATGATTGTAAACGTGATTACAAAAAATGTTCTGCATCACAAATTCAATTTCTACAAG ATTTCAGAAATGATATGCTAAATGCTATTAAAGGCTTCGGTGCCTCAACACAAAGTGGGTTGTTCATAAACTCTTGCTTCGCTCATTGCCAATCCGAGAGGCAGGATACATGGTTTGCTGACGATTCTCCCCTTATCGATAACAAG ACGATTGCACTTGCAGTTGGAGATTGGTATTTTGATAGAGAAGGAATGAAGGCGATTGACTGTGCTTATCCATGTGATAAAACATGTCACAACATGGTGTCTAAATAA